aataatgcaaaaaatatttttaattagcaaaaaggggtactaaaaaaaatatttagcaaGATGGGGTACTTTGTTGGGTTCCGCAATTAATATTGCAAATTGCAAGTGAATTCTGAAAAAGTAAAAGCTGATTGAGAAATGATGGGTGAATGATGGGTTGCAGGGTGATTGGAAAATAATTGCCTTATGATTTTGGCCGTGTGTGGGAGCCGCATGTTTTCTTGCGAGTCCCTAGTCGCATGGGGAAGGGCCACGTGCAGTGATTGACTCGAGGAGGACACATTGATTAGAGGTAGGAGACGCATTTTTTATTGCGAGTCCAACTTTTCAGGGTGACATGATGGCACAATGATGTCAGGTGATATGGGGCAGGGTGGCAAGGGAACAAGACAGGACCCGTGAGTCTGGCTGCATGGGGAAGGAGCGTGTGGCAGCGTGTGGCAGCTCTGATTTGACCATGGAACCGCAATAAATGTTGCGAATTGTAGTGTTTTGTGGCGGTCTCCAACCCCTACATATAGACCGCCACTCTCCCAACTCCCTCAACTCCAACTCCCAAATCTCTTAACTCTCACAACTTTCTCCCAACTCTCGACCAAGTTTCTCTCAACTCTCAAAGTGTCAATTTCTTTGAACTCTCCCCCCTCAAAATAAAGGTATTTTCTCTACTCTTTCAACCtttactttgaaatatttttttcatggtTTTGTTAATAATGATATAAGTAAATGACTAGTTTTCATATGTGACTTGATTATTATTACTAACTATATTGTataacttttattaattattagcatTAAGTTTTGTTacttaaattattttagaattattatcattaagttttattaaattattttagaattattatcattaaattttattaactaTCATCTTTTATTCATTATGTTCAATAGGTATTGAAAATGGCCGACCAAGAAGTGGTAAAATTGGGTCCGAGGAATGATAGTGTGTTGTATTTGCAAAAAGATGGCAAACACGTGTCTATTGGTGCGTGGaaccaaataaataaaattctgAAAGTGAGAAAATATCGGGATTTTCGAGATTTTATTCCCGCTGAAATTGTAGGCCACCTTCGTCAAGCCGGATTTTACGAAGCCGCCTTAGCTGGGTCTCTGAAACTTGACAAAGTTTTAATATCAGCTATGGTGGAGCGATGGAGGCCTGAGACACACACGTTTCATATGTCGTTCGGAGAGTGTACTATCACTCTGCAAGATGTTGCTGTTCATCTTGGCTTACCCATTGATGGGAATCCTGTCACCGGAGTTACTTGGTGTGATTGGTCTGAGCTTGTACAGGACTTGCTCGGAGTGGTGCCACCCGCCAATGCTATCAAAGGAGGTGGCTTGAAGTTGGTTTGACTGGCTGagcaatttaattttcataatcTAGCCGATGCCGACCCGATACAACTTATGTATGCTGCAAGAGCATTCATCTTGCGACTAATTGGTACTTTCTTACTTTGTGACCACACCGGTTCACATGTCCCTCTTAGATATCTCATTCTCTTACGAGACTTTGAGGAGACCGCAAAGTATAGTTGGGGTTCAGCCGTACTAGCACTTCTCTATCATGAGTTGTGCTATGCAACTGGTGCTTCACGTACAGAGATTGGCGGATGTGCTTATTTGATACAAGTGTGGGCATGGCTAAGGATTCCAGGAATCGGCCCAGATCCACCGAGGTTGCACCGTGGCCTCCCACTCGCGGCAAGGTATGcacataatttaaataataaatttcgtTGCTAATTTCATTTCCTTAAATTCAAACATTACGgttcattcattttttatatattaaacagATGGAGAGACCCGGATCCGGAAAAACCAATAAAGTGGGCAAAGAAGCAAATCGAGTGGTGGCGCACCAAATTAGACGATTTGAGTTCTAATGACGTGAGTAGCTTGTCGGACTTTGcttatctttattttcatttaaatttgtTGTATCATTTACTTATAATTAGTGAATTTAAAGTTGGTGTGTAATATATTTGTGTGTAATATATTAGTGTGTAATATATTAGTGTGTAATATATTAGTGtttaatatttatgtttttacGTAAATTATAGTCTACATATATTTGGGtttatatatatagtttatatatatatacgagtatataataaaaatttagtttagggattaaacttatatatatagtatatatatataatatatatagtttatatatatatatatacgagtatataataaaaatttagtttagggattaaacttatatatatagtttatatatatataatatatatagtttatatatatacgagtatatatatataatttatatatatatatgtactagCATCCAATTCATAATAAGTTAGAAACAATAGTAATGAGCCAATGTTTAAGCTCTAACATAATTATTTCTTACATGCATTTAGACTACACTTCAAGCTTACACATGGTGATTAATTTAAGAGCTTGCACAATTAAAGCAACATATTTATCTTTGTAGTGACACCGATCTCCGACTCGGCTGAGATTGAGTCTCCCTCAAGTCCATCTCATTTCTTATACGGGTAGACCTTGGACGACCCTTCTTCCGTATTTTGGCAGGATCTTGAGCAATTCTAGGCCCAGCTCTTGGTGGCATGTTCAGATCATTCCCAATGGGGTACCACTGCCCTGAATACGCATCCACCATGTTTTGAATCGTATAAACAGGGTCCACATATTGAAGATAGTCTAAACTCTGGTGGGCGCACGCCGCGATCACATGTGAACAGGGATATTTGAACGTATGGAAGCGTCCACATTCGCAAGTTCTTTCATCTAAGTTCAGTCGCCACGTATAACCACTGCGATGGTTCTGCTGGTTGAATCCCTCCTCTACTTCGAACCTGGACCTATCTATGCTATACGTCCGCACAATGTGAGACTGGGCA
This is a stretch of genomic DNA from Lotus japonicus ecotype B-129 chromosome 1, LjGifu_v1.2. It encodes these proteins:
- the LOC130724908 gene encoding protein MAIN-LIKE 2-like, with protein sequence MADQEVVKLGPRNDSVLYLQKDGKHVSIGAWNQINKILKVRKYRDFRDFIPAEIVGHLRQAGFYEAALAGSLKLDKVLISAMVERWRPETHTFHMSFGECTITLQDVAVHLGLPIDGNPVTGVTWCDWSELVQDLLGVVPPANAIKGGGLKLV